The genomic region tctcctccatttattttttactaaaatccCAGGTaagtttaaaacataataataataagaatagtATTGGCACTCGTTTCCTTAAAGCTCTGATTTTAAGATCATGATCCTTGTATTAATTCTATAATTCAAAACGGAAAATAAATAACAGTTAGCGTAGGAAAAAATAAGTATGaatatgaaattacaaaaaataaataaataaataaataaaaccttacCTTCAAACTCGACGAAGAAAGAGTTGCCGTGAGATCAATACTAATTTactttattctttaattttgcaGGAAGAATATGGACGGAtactaatttattttgatttggcaactatggattttccCATTTATTTATACTAATTCTTCATTTTTGGTCTGTCATATTTCCGTTTATTCAGAATAAAAATGGAAACATGCATTATGCTCCTATTATTAGGAAAAATATTGCTTCAAAAAGTTAGGaatcatatatcaaattacacGGTGACAAATggcaatcaaaatttcaatagtATTTAAAAACCCAGCCAAGACGGAGAATAACTCAGCTCTAAAGTTGCAAGGTCCAACCAAATTAAAACGTAGGTAAAGCAGAAATACATAGACCATTTTCACTACCATGACCTGGGCATTTTGATTTGTAAATGACATAAAACAAGTAATGATGAATCACTCAACACTCGATTTATGTTTTACATTGTACAACCAGAACTGGCCCCACCAAatgaaatttatacaatatgaaCTAAAACGCAATGCATCAGGCGAAACATGTCAAAAATATGATTCAATAGTATGGGAGAAATTACCTCAGCTTGAGTCCGAGTCCTGCCTGCTTGCTAAACACAACTCATGCAACTCATTGAGTATCCACTCCTCCCCCGTGTGTCCGCCCAACACCAACACCCTGGTCCCTCCAACCACACATGTACTATGTCCCCAAGCAAATTTTGGTGGTTGCCCAGGAACATTCAGTGTCCTCCATGATGGTTTCTCCTCCGAAGGATCCAGGAGAAACAGCTGAGAAGGAGAGTGCAACCCTGCAATTGAACCACCAAATATAATTATCCTCCCACAAGGCATGCTTACCGCAACATGATCCAGTCTAGGAGGAGGTACCACAGCATTTTGGCTACCAACACTGGTGAAGGCACTACAGTCCAGTTGCCGCCACTGTGGTTCTTCGTCCTCCAAATCAATGGTGTAGGCTTCACCTGATCGCAATCGCAAGTTCCCGCTCTTTGCAAGCCCCCCAAACATAAGAATTTTAGTACGCCCATAAACTGAAAGCGAATGGCCCAACCTTGATGGGGGTGCCCATGATGTCGGAATCTCTTTCCATGTTGGCTTGTCTGTAGTAAGATCCAAAAGATACGTGTCACTGAGAAGCACCCCCGCATCTGTGCACCCACCAGACACAACCAACTTAGAACCGTCTATTGTGCAAGAGCTATGCCAAGATCTAGGGAGAGGGGGAGCACCACCAGAAACTTCTTTCCATGTAGGTTGTTTGGCATCCAAGTCAAGGACAAAGACGTCATTGAGCAATCCTTGTCTTCCACATCCTCCAAAGACCACCAACCAGGAACCATTTAGGCATGAAAGAGTATGGCCCCAACGCCCTGGAGGGGATGATTCCACACTTACACGCTGCCACACTGGATTTGCAGCATCAAGGTTGAGAACAAACGTGTCATCCATAGGCTGCATATTGACTCCCTCGCCTCCGAAAAGGACTAGACGGTTCCCTGCTGCACATGCACTGAAGTTGCAACGTGAAGGCTCCACAGCACCACCTACAGTCAGTTTCCTCCAACAAACTGCCTCAAGAGTGGTCAGCTCTCTGGCAAGACGTCCCCATCCCAGCTTTTTTGTCATCATTTCCAGTGTACCAGTGACCTCTCTTCCCCAGGCATTTTGACATACCATCTTTCTCACATGCTCATTTTTTGTTAATTGTCGTATCCTTCTACAGACAGATCCAATAGAAGCGACATCTCTCGGTGTTAACCGAGATAAAATGTTATGAGCCAAAACTTCATCAGAGAGCTGGAGTATCCCACATATTTCTCGATGCTGACTGAATGGTGGATTGCTGAAATGAGAGTATTGAGCAGACTCATCCAACTGCTGATTACAAGTCTCTTTGAAAACCGGATATGATACACGATTCAGATCTAGTTTTGCTTCAGAAAACACTTGAATACCAATAATGTGTGTGACTATTCCATCATCATCATGTATAGGTGCAAGTTTCAATATGTTCACCAATGGAGTGCCATCCTTCCTGAAATTCAGAAGCTCACCTTGGAATTCAATACCTTCCTCAAGACATCTCCGGATCTCAGAAACAACAAAAGGATCTACCAAAGGGTGCCGTCTTTGAGCACATTGATCTCTATACTGTAAAAACCGACTGAAAGAAATCCCATAGAGTCAATCTAGATCCTCTATATCAAGcaattattaaaagataaagaaaCATCACAACTAGCTAGGGAAGCATAAGCATCATTGGCAAATGAAAACTTCCATTACAAAATTGTGAATACTAGCCAAGAGGATGCCAACATGGAAATACATTAAcacattaaaaactaaaacaactGAATGCTGGATGTCTCTTGTTCAccataaaaatcttaaatccTTTTCAACCCAGCCAAAGTGGAAAAAGATAATTTTGCAGCACACTATGCTCCTTTTAACACCAAGAAACAAAATTCGTCAACATTCTTGAGTTATTACTTTGCCATTGACAAACTTTTTGCTAAATATTCAGAGAAGATGACTGGTATTCACGTGTAGTTACAGTAGTTTAGGGCCTGCaagattttttttcccttttttacttCTCAAGCTGGAAAGAAGACTAAAATAACACACTAAAGCCATCTTTCAAAAAGGAGAGGTTCAATTAGATTGATACTTCTCTGCTTCTCCTTGCAACCCCTCCTTTTGATTATTGGCAAAGAACTTGGACAACCAAAGCTCACTCCAGACATGCTTCTTCTTAGTTCATCCCATACTGATCTACATCTGAAATAAGATAGTACTTAAGATTACGTTGGAAAATTCTCTTAGGAGAATTCATCAATAAGATTGTGAAGCATGTATTTCCTTTCTTTAATAATACTGCCTTGATTGGAAGCAGAACTAACTTTCCTACAAGACGAAACCAAAACTAGTTGCTGTAGATGATCCCTAGATCTTGAATCTTCTACCATTTATGTGAAAGTCGTCATAATGAATGTTCACTTGGTTAAAATGCTTTATAGATGCCTTTCACTATGCTGAAAAGGTAGACTTACTAAAATGGATTCAATGATTGAAACTAAGCAATTCACTACACACTCATCATTTTATCTATATAAAAACAAACAGCTTCTACTTCCTCTCTCccaaaataattgtaattaacactACTTAAAAGTCAAGATTAAGTTTACTGGTTCTTTGACATGATACCAAAACATTCTGATGCAGTGATCCAAAAGATCCAAACTGTAACACTCAGCTACCTCTATtctttctattaatttaatttgagcACAAGTCTGATAGATCTGCATTGATTCACATTATCAAGCCCTCAAGGCAAAGGCAGCATGCAAGAGATACAACCCATTCTATGTTCCTTGACACAAATGATCCAGAAGTTATTATACAGGGTTATGTAATTGACATTAAGAAATacctttttgttaatttgaattCGCCTAATgttgtctttgttttattttatttttcttagacTTGAGCAGTTAGGGCTGCATGTAACTTCAATATTATCCACCACCGAAATGATTCATGTTCTTAGACCGAATAATTCATATCTATGACTTCAATTTAGAGCCTAGATTTACATATTCAACCTTAATATCCTGCAAAAGATAAGTTCAGCATTCatgatatttatttacttttcttaaGATCAATCCCTAATTTTGTTCTGTTCTAATATCTTTACTTTTTTGCTCTTAACCTTCTACTAACTaaatgaaaaaccaaaaaaaaaaaaacactgttCTGTAAAAAGTCTTGAGCTCCTATCACCTTCATATTTGACTACTTGCAAGAAATAAATGTCCGTGAATTTTCTATTTAACACCTTTACACCATCAAATGAGTAGCACGGCTCCAATAAACAAACACTTGCAACTTGTTTAGATCAATTACTAAAAGTTGCTTCAAATCACTAGAAATCATCAACTGTCTCTtaaatttactcaaaaaatcTTCAATTACTCCAAAAATCAGcacaaaatattattcaaaaacgaaaggaaaagaaactaaaatatcTCACCAGTTCCTACCAAGGACTTCGTCGGCTCGGTAACCGGTGAAAACCTCGAAGACTTTGTTGACATAAATAATAGGGAAATCGGGCTCCAAAGCATCGGAAACAACGAAAGAAGTCGGAGTTGTAGGGTAATACAATAGTCCTGGTTTCTTCGGAAGCTggctctcttcttcttcttcatcatcttcttgttgttgttgttcCTCCATTTCTTGTCGTTTTACTTCATCTTTTGCAAATCGTTGCCGTTTTCCACTGCTTTGCATCACTTCTTCTCCTTTagacattttctattttttggtgctttatttttttccccTGTTTCTATGGGAGGTGTGGGCTTTACCTTCTTCAagttttgttattgttgaagGGAAGATATTTTATGCGTTGAATTTCTCTTATCCAAAATGCCCTTATTTACCTACGATATTTGCAAATATGCCTCCATTTGTGCTCTCACTCCAACCTTTGTAATTACCAAGTATTAGTTTTTagatcattttttttattttacttgtttt from Gossypium raimondii isolate GPD5lz chromosome 1, ASM2569854v1, whole genome shotgun sequence harbors:
- the LOC105785569 gene encoding adagio protein 3 isoform X1, producing the protein MSKGEEVMQSSGKRQRFAKDEVKRQEMEEQQQQEDDEEEEESQLPKKPGLLYYPTTPTSFVVSDALEPDFPIIYVNKVFEVFTGYRADEVLGRNCRFLQYRDQCAQRRHPLVDPFVVSEIRRCLEEGIEFQGELLNFRKDGTPLVNILKLAPIHDDDGIVTHIIGIQVFSEAKLDLNRVSYPVFKETCNQQLDESAQYSHFSNPPFSQHREICGILQLSDEVLAHNILSRLTPRDVASIGSVCRRIRQLTKNEHVRKMVCQNAWGREVTGTLEMMTKKLGWGRLARELTTLEAVCWRKLTVGGAVEPSRCNFSACAAGNRLVLFGGEGVNMQPMDDTFVLNLDAANPVWQRVSVESSPPGRWGHTLSCLNGSWLVVFGGCGRQGLLNDVFVLDLDAKQPTWKEVSGGAPPLPRSWHSSCTIDGSKLVVSGGCTDAGVLLSDTYLLDLTTDKPTWKEIPTSWAPPSRLGHSLSVYGRTKILMFGGLAKSGNLRLRSGEAYTIDLEDEEPQWRQLDCSAFTSVGSQNAVVPPPRLDHVAVSMPCGRIIIFGGSIAGLHSPSQLFLLDPSEEKPSWRTLNVPGQPPKFAWGHSTCVVGGTRVLVLGGHTGEEWILNELHELCLASRQDSDSS
- the LOC105785569 gene encoding adagio protein 3 isoform X2, coding for MSKGEEVMQSSGKRQRFAKDEVKRQEMEEQQQQEDDEEEEESQLPKKPGLLYYPTTPTSFVVSDALEPDFPIIYVNKVFEVFTGYRADEVLGRNCRFLQYRDQCAQRRHPLVDPFVVSEIRRCLEEGIEFQGELLNFRKDGTPLVNILKLAPIHDDDGIVTHIIGIQVFSEAKLDLNRVSYPVFKETCNQQLDESAQYSHFSNPPFSQHREICGILQLSDEVLAHNILSRLTPRDVASIGSVCRRIRQLTKNEHVRKMVCQNAWGREVTGTLEMMTKKLGWGRLARELTTLEAVCWRKLTVGGAVEPSRCNFSACAAGNRLVLFGGEGVNMQPMDDTFVLNLDAANPVWQRVSVESSPPGRWGHTLSCLNGSWLVVFGGCGRQGLLNDVFVLDLDAKQPTWKEVSGGAPPLPRSWHSSCTIDGSKLVVSGGCTDAGVLLSDTYLLDLTTDKPTWKEIPTSWAPPSRLGHSLSVYGRTKILMFGGLAKSGNLRLRSGEAYTIDLEDEEPQWRQLDCSAFTSVGSQNAVGCTLLLSCFSWILRRRNHHGGH